A stretch of the Cheilinus undulatus linkage group 11, ASM1832078v1, whole genome shotgun sequence genome encodes the following:
- the fignl2 gene encoding fidgetin-like protein 2 gives MLSPIVPYSLLKMHWNPEHAQPLSQWPEQHLDVSSTTSSPAHKSEFYSGRSRGSYNYAWANDDISALTASNLLKRYAEKYSGVLDSPYDRPPTVGAYPEPGTFGGLNGPKTELEPWPLTHSTDASYSLVPPGGHDSLSGSKAVATSAGPPGVSSVSVVNSNLSDSGYSGSSSCSGSSEYPSNYNGTYLSSGYCPQPSAALPPASLHTLQSTPTLVASYSPTTPVYNYPPSTYPPQTSLAPSYSHPSATYLPSGLAAPTPVPSRPTAVGGSYSYQSTNLGTSESGGTLKRKAFEMSVEEDESGDRSRYRKYSYDPLKAEGNSPYSVNDKTECRGNGFSSSGSTDPQSFKPSKPSSQPLVSPQYGTAGEYSPQAGMTGENVVSEQGFIQHKRPPLCAPTVESMKSPDPRLLELVNGELLDCSPALGWTELAGLTHVKTALEEDLLWPVLRPSPVVRPPRTVLLFGPRGGGKTTLTRSLASQLGASFYRLSGAMLASKGKVEAEHILGSLLQAAGARQPSVVLLNQVEALEEEGLRQTLLSTLEKAQVGTTGLVILVCATGRPDLLQDAVHRSFAKRYHVGLPDLGMRRQVLLQALSPQSFSLSERELNAVLQRTEGFSVWELLQLSQQALSSASSATGPMHGLPTSAKPPAFTDFENAFCKVRPHTATKELDSCTEWSKIYNH, from the coding sequence GCCTGTTAAAGATGCACTGGAACCCAGAGCATGCCCAGCCTCTCAGCCAGTGGCCTGAGCAGCACCTGGACGtctcctccaccacctcctctcCGGCCCATAAGTCGGAATTCTACTCTGGCAGAAGCCGCGGCTCGTACAACTACGCTTGGGCCAATGATGACATCTCTGCTCTGACAGCCTCAAACCTGTTAAAGCGCTATGCTGAGAAGTATTCTGGGGTTCTGGACTCACCCTATGACCGGCCACCTACTGTGGGTGCCTATCCAGAGCCAGGGACCTTTGGAGGCCTCAATGGCCCAAAAACTGAGTTAGAGCCCTGGCCGCTGACCCACAGCACTGATGCCTCCTATTCCCTGGTGCCCCCTGGAGGACATGACAGTCTCTCAGGCTCTAAGGCTGTAGCCACATCTGCAGGCCCTCCGGGTGTCAGCAGTGTGTCAGTGGTGAACAGTAACCTCTCAGACTCAGGCTACAGTGGCAGCAGCTCCTGCAGCGGCTCCAGCGAGTACCCCTCCAACTACAATGGCACCTATCTCTCCTCAGGGTACTGTCCCCAACCCAGCGCAGCACTTCCCCCTGCCTCCCTCCATACTCTTCAATCTACTCCCACTTTGGTGGCTAGCTACAGCCCGACCACACCTGTGTATAACTATCCCCCTAGCACATACCCCCCTCAGACCAGCCTTGCCCCTAGTTACAGCCACCCCTCTGCCACTTACCTGCCCTCAGGTCTTGCAGCCCCTACTCCTGTCCCATCAAGACCCACAGCGGTAGGAGGCAGCTACAGTTACCAGAGCACCAACCTTGGGACATCTGAGTCAGGTGggacattaaaaagaaaagccttTGAGATGAGTGTAGAAGAGGATGAGAGTGGAGATAGGTCCCGTTACAGGAAGTACAGCTATGACCCCCTGAAAGCTGAGGGAAACTCCCCCTACAGTGTCAATGACAAAACAGAGTGCCGGGGAAATGGCTTTAGTAGCTCAGGTAGCACAGACCCTCAAAGTTTCAAGCCAAGTAAGCCCTCTTCCCAACCCCTTGTGTCTCCTCAGTATGGGACAGCAGGGGAGTACAGCCCTCAGGCAGGAATGACGGGGGAAAATGTGGTATCAGAGCAGGGCTTCATCCAACACAAGCGTCCCCCTTTATGTGCTCCGACTGTCGAGTCTATGAAGAGCCCAGACCCCCGACTGTTGGAACTTGTCAATGGGGAGTTACTGGACTGTAGCCCCGCACTGGGCTGGACAGAGTTGGCCGGGCTCACCCATGTCAAGACTGCCTTGGAGGAGGACCTCCTATGGCCTGTGTTGAGGCCCAGTCCAGTGGTACGGCCACCAAGAACTGTCCTGCTTTTTGGCCCAAGGGGAGGCGGTAAGACCACGTTGACTCGGTCTTTGGCTTCACAGCTAGGGGCCTCATTCTACCGACTGAGTGGAGCCATGCTGGCATCTAAAGGGAAGGTGGAGGCAGAGCACATTCTGGGTTCTCTTTTGCAAGCTGCAGGGGCACGGCAGCCCTCAGTGGTGCTGCTCAACCAGGTGGAGGCATTGGAAGAGGAGGGGCTGAGGCAGACCCTGCTGTCAACCCTCGAGAAGGCCCAGGTTGGTACCACAGGTCTGGTGATTCTTGTTTGTGCCACAGGCAGGCCTGATCTGCTGCAAGATGCTGTTCATCGGAGCTTTGCCAAGCGATATCATGTCGGCTTGCCAGATTTAGGTATGCGCAGGCAGGTGCTGCTGCAGGCACTGTCACCGCAGAGCTTCAGCCTGAGTGAGAGGGAGCTGAATGCTGTGCTGCAGCGCACAGAGGGCTTCTCAGTGTGGGAGCTGCTTCAGCTCAGCCAGCAGGCACTCTCCTCAGCCTCCTCGGCCACTGGGCCCATGCACGGCCTCCCCACATCCGCTAAACCCCCCGCCTTCACAGACTTTGAGAATGCCTTCTGCAAGGTTCGCCCACACACTGCAACAAAAGAACTGGACTCTTGTACAGAATGGAGCAAGATATATAACCACTGA